Proteins from one Microbacterium proteolyticum genomic window:
- a CDS encoding UDP-N-acetylmuramyl pentapeptide phosphotransferase produces MAATTNSTAPQTGAQAVIASAVDPARRPDVLLRKRRAEGHEISAWWMVGAFVAVSAAVVSLLSWVPGGS; encoded by the coding sequence ATGGCAGCTACGACGAACTCGACCGCACCTCAGACAGGTGCGCAGGCGGTGATCGCCAGCGCCGTCGACCCCGCGCGTCGTCCCGATGTTCTGCTGCGCAAGCGCCGCGCCGAGGGTCACGAGATCAGTGCCTGGTGGATGGTAGGAGCCTTCGTCGCCGTGTCCGCCGCCGTGGTGAGCCTGCTCAGCTGGGTTCCCGGCGGGTCTTGA